Proteins encoded together in one Lathyrus oleraceus cultivar Zhongwan6 chromosome 5, CAAS_Psat_ZW6_1.0, whole genome shotgun sequence window:
- the LOC127080891 gene encoding uncharacterized protein LOC127080891 — MGASVSLMSLSIYKKLGIGVVQVTRMTLQFSDHSVKKLYGIVEDVLVKIDKFVFLVDFIILEMPEDEENPLILWRPFLETGRCLINIKEGTMALKVYDEELKIDVRNTMRYKDNICTSHTIEVLDQVMTYDSPLNAPQSPLEIVLSLSTFDSNKEMDNGESKVLAWCQKTNLIMNWEKCHFMVREGIVLGHKFSYKGTEVNQAKVEVIFKLPPLVNEKGIRSFLGHTGAVLGQQREKLLHVIYYASHVLNPAQMNYATTEKELLAVVYAFDKFKQYLLGSKVVVYTDHAALKYLFAKQESKPRLLRWILLLQEFDVEIRDKRGCENTMADHLS, encoded by the exons AtgggagctagtgtgagtctcatgtcgttatccatttacaagaagcTTGGTATAGGGGTTGTGCAAGTTACCAGGATGACACTCCAATTCTCTGATCATTCGGTCAAGAAACTGTATGGTATTGTTGAAGATGTTCTAGtgaaaattgacaagtttgtatTTTTGGTGGATTTTATAATTCtagaaatgccggaagatgaagagaaCCCTCTCATTCTTTGGAGACCCTTTCTAGAAACGGGAAGGTGCTTGATCAACATAAAAGAAGGGACCATGGCTTTGAAGGTTTATGATGAGGAATTGAAGATCGATGTTCGAAACACCATGAGGTACAAGGATAATATTTGTACCAGTCATACTATAGAGGTTCTGGATCAGGTGATGACATATGATAGTCCTTTGAATGCACCACAATCACCTTTGGAAATAGTGTTGAGTCTGTCCACTTTCGATAGTAATAAAGAAATGGACAACGGGGAATCTAAAGTGCTAGCCTG GTGCCAGAAAACAAATTTAATTATGAACtgggagaaatgtcacttcatggtgcgaGAAGGGATAGTATTGGGTCACAAATTTTCCTACAAGGGAACTGAAGTTAACCAAGCAAAAGTGGAAGTGATATTTAAACTCCCACCTCTTGTTAATGAGAAGGGTATCAGGAGTTTCTTAGGACACACAG GGGCAGTCCTAGGGCAACAAAGAGAGAAGTTATTACATGTCATTTACTATGCTAGTCATGTGTTgaaccctgcacagatgaactatgcAACTACTGAGAAAGAGTTATTGGCCGTGGTTTATGCATTTGACAAATTCAAGCAATACTTGTTAGGATCGAAGGTTGTCGTTTATACTGACCATGCCGCATTGAAATATTTGTTTGCTAAACAAGAGTCTAAGCCGAGGCTTCTTAGGTGGATCTTACTCCTCCAAGAATTTGATGTAGAGATTAGGGACAAAAGGGGGTGTGAAAACACAATGGCAGATCATTTATCCTGA